The genomic interval GTGCTTTAGCACTGGTTATTTGTTAGGCTTGGTGGTGCTTGGGAGTTAGgcaatttattatattactGGATAGTGTGAATTGACACGTTACACATTTGcgatatgtttttttatttttctttcaccACCATACATTTATCTTTTGCGATATCATTCCCTTTAGTTATGTGGTTCATATTCGTTGGCCAACATCTTTTTGTCCTGCCACTTTAGAGCCAAACGGGATAAAAAATGAAAGAATCAGATATTCTTTTGAAATAAAGGCCTCTGACTTTTGTGGCAATCAGTGTGAATGTtctaaacaaagataaaaaaagagaTTGGAAAAAAGATGTGTGGACCTGGACCAGTGTAGAAAAGGCCTGACCAGTGAGCAGTGAAACTATTTATGGACCAACCGTATtatctttgtattttttatgatttcttgTCGTTCACTTTGGATTTCGAGTTGGTAAAAGTGGTCCAAGTAAGAGTAGGAAATAATTTGCGACAACCGGAATATGGTATAGAAAATTGGtaggaataattttttttttttgaaacacaaactgGAAGGAATAACTTATTCTGACTAATTAGttgaaaaactaaataaaatataatatttactctttgtttttttttatttgtttcataatatttaaattCTCTCATATATTAAGATGGTTCTtgggaaaataataaaattactttttaactGATGTTTTCACTAACATCTCCATTGATAATATCTAGAAGAGTATCCCAACAATaaaaaagtgaaagaaaaaaaatactcaagcagggaaagagaagaaaatagctctgtaaaaagaagataaaaaaacatCACTTGTCGTGTTATTCTTGGGTATCTTTTACCTTAAAAAAGTTTCATCAAAAGTGCTTTCATGtataataagaagaagaagactgcaTCAAGGATCTTTAAACTTTTCTTCACAGATCCTCTGGACCGTTGATGTCCTGTAACAACAACACGCACAAGTTGAGTCTAGTGATGTAGTTCTTACAATATCCTCCCCGGGAATATAAACGTTACCTTATCCTTGACCACCGCATTATCGGGAATTTCAAGTTTTGTCCCGGAGTTTGCCTTCACCGACACTTTGCCCTTGAGAACAACGCCTGAGCCAAAGCAGACATCACCAGAGACCTTAAGGCTATCCAGCTCAACTATACTCGGGATGGACTTGAACCGGCTAAGGAAGCTCGCCACCTGTTTTATTAACCCAAACCAAAGtcagttatattttataagagTGTAATACTCTTTACAGGGAGCACATACAGGGGAAGAACGTTCTCTTACCTTTTTGAACTCGGGTCCCAGTTCGATCGCTGGGTTTGTGAGGTTTGTTCTAGCTTTGTTCCTTGTGACAAAGCCATCCACGAGAGTGTACAGATCAGACTGTAAAAGATGATTAGGAATTATTAGCTCTCTGTTGCGTGTTCAGTGGATTATTTGGAGCTTTACCTGAACAAGAAGCAAGTCTGAAGTTGCCTTCACTGGTAAGAACCGTGACCGAGGTACATTCACACCGATTGCATTTTCAAAAAACTGTTTGAAGACAGGGAAGCATTAGAAGAAGGTCACGGTTGTGTTTCTCTTAAAAACTGCGTTGACgaaataaagaacaaaatctGCATACCCTTATAGCAGCACCAGCTGCAGTTTCCAGTTGAAGAACTTTGACTCCATCGACTTCCTGAGAAGAGTTTACGACAAATCATGCAAAGTTGCAATAGCCTAATTGTGCAGGATGGTACGATTTGAAAAACAGGTACCTTCGGGTTTGGGATGATCTCCATCTTAAGCGCATCAGCTTCCACAAGCTTTTTGATGGCTTTCAAGTTAACCCAACTGTAAAGCTAAACAGGTAAGTCTCCGAAAATAAATCTATTATCTTCCACTGTTTTGAGGACCAGATAGATTACTTACAGGTTGTTCGTGTTGAAAATCTTGAATTTCTCAATTGATTTGAATTCATTTACCTACCAAAAACACGAGTAAGGTAATTCTTAGTCAGACGTAATAACCAGAGATGAGCAATTTCGTTTCATGCTCAGAGCAGCAGCAACTTTTTTATGACATGTTATGAGCGAAAAATGGAACAAGTAAAGCTAATGAAAAATAGTGTCTGATTGCTACAAGAATCTCAAGGAAGCTCTCGTGAAAAGGAAATCTATATCATAAAAACAGaaagataaatttaaatagaaacCACAAGGAAAACAGAAGAGTTGTGGACTTACATGCTCATCAGGTACCTGAGCAATCTCCAGTAGCTGAGTTACACATCAGAAAAGTCAAACTTAGAAGTCAGTAAGACTATTATATTCTCCTTTAACAGAAGAACAATGAAAAAGCGTCAGGATCATGAGTTGCAGAAGACAACGACATATATCTCcatatattatttaactatGAGCCTGGATACCCCTATGATTTGAAGGTGGCATGCACAATAATAAGGAGAGATATTGCAGAATGCACAGACAATGTTCAGTAGGTACTAACACCAAGTTTTATTAGTAATTTTCCAGTAATCTTGCAGCCAAATAGCTATATCTAAACAGGAAAGGAAATCTACCTGTACTTTTCCTTCGTAGGAGATGAGAGTTCCTCCCTTTACATCAGCTAGGGTTTTTGGTGTCACCTCCATACAATActcatttttgttttggatCAGGTGCTTCAAGATTTCTGAAGCAACATCGAATAAATGACAGCCAATAATTACTCTCTGATTCAATGTTACTTTTGCAGATTGCAACTAAGCAAAAGCAAACAGGAAGAAACCAAGAAGAAGATATTACTTAAGTCGACGACAGCGCCCAAGTTGTCTGAGTTGGCAACGAACACATACTCCTTACCCTGAATAGTGAGAAACCCGGAATTAAAATTGGCAAATGCCAAAAGTCACAAACGTATCAAAAATCAGTTCAGGAGACAAATAGTAATATACTAGATCAAAGAAATAACCTGTGATATGAAAGCATCAAGCTTGCCACTGTTCATGAGGGATGGGAATACATCACCGTGACCGGGAGGATACCTTCACAAAAACACCCTTTATAATTGGTGACAGAATAGAGAAGGATATTCACATGCAAATGGAATCTCAAATGCAAATGGATATGCAATACTATAGGAAAAAATTCCATCAGGATTGCAGCATTTGATTGACAAGGCTAAATGAGACTCATAATGATTGTAAGCATAGACTAGACCCCAGGACTTTTTGAAAGTTTTGCATGATaagaaaaaaccaaaatacaGAAGGCAGTGAAATTACAATATAAGTTTACTAGTCTACGAGAACAAAATCATACCAGCCATCCTTGTCAGTCTTTCCTTTGCTAGGCCATGGCACAAACTCGTCAGCAACAACACGAGGATACTTGCTCTACACAATTAAAGCCAACATTGTTAGTTCCACAGTTGACCTAGATCGTTCAAGTAAATGAAGTTTTGGTTTCTTGGCATTGACATGAAAGTACCTGATTAAAAGTGTGAATATCAACATTTGAGTTGGTGTACTTCTCCACAATCTGAAAACAGACAAAAAGCAGCCAGCCTACAAGTATTAGATAAATGTAGAACTAAAGAGAAGTGAGTCTCGGTGTAAAAGAAGTACCTTTTGTGTGTCATCATGGGTATTGAATGAGTTCATGAGAACCAAGGGAACCTTGCATCCATACTTGTTGTTGAGATTCTGTGGAAAATTGAAAAATGAGGTAACGTAAAAGCATTaagattagaaaagaaaaaaaaacggaaaATGACAAACCTCGATCTGGATAACAATCAAGTCAAGAAATGTTAAACCATCACGAACTTCAATAACCGATCTGCACAGAAACAGGAAAAGACAAATGAAAAACCGATTGCTAGAAGAAAGAAAATGTCGCATAATACATCAGGTAAACTCAAGAAGATTTCCATAAAAATGAAGTTATAAATATGGACTGTGTGTTCTAGGATGAACTTGTTCACCCCTGAAGTTCAAACAACTACCATATCCCTGCCATTATCAAAAGCTAACAGTGAATTGTTTACTAGCTACACAAGGATCCGCTAAGTCCACTAGCGATAGCAATAAATCCTATAGACCAAGAGCGCAGTCCAAAACCAAGGAGGACATGATAAATGTACTCTCCACTTAACTATCTCAAAGAGATTAGATCCACTACTCATATCAAGGATAAGCCAAAAAtcgaactaaaaaaaaaaactgatagtGACGCAAGACTAGAGAGCTTACTTTGGACCAGTGCATCCCATAGTCGTTCCCAAACCTCCATTAAGCTTTAGCACAACAAGCTTGTCCAACAGATACTTAGTCTCGGAAGCATCTTCATTACATtgcaaaacataattaaaaaaaaataaatcgtatATGCATCAGCATAAAGAATGCAAACTCCAATAATACAGATTTTGTATCATTCGAAAAAATACCTTCAGAGACGTTAGCCATTTTATCGTAAGGAACAACGATCTCATCAGTAGGAGTCTGGATCTTGCTCCACTCAATGTGCTGAGCCTCACCGCTAACAAAATTCACACGTGATAGAATTTTAGAACTCattcaaaaaaagttttttagaTCTGTTCCCAGATCCGATACGATACGATACTTGCTGCATCGATCGTTTCTCAACTAACAAACATAACTCCGTTTCAATGCAAACTAAACCGTTTAATCTTAACAGCAACACAAAAACTCGATCAGCAAAGGACGAACCTCAGGTAGCGAGAGACGAGGTTGATGAATCCGCTCCTCTCGTTATCACTGAAACagatgaaagagagagagattaaacgatgaagaagaagatttacCAGATCCAGAATCAGAATCTGAGAACGAGGAAAATGAGAGAGAGTGTGTGGAAGAGACCTCATCTCCTTAAGTCCATCGGTGGCGGATTTGAGCTGAGGGAGCTTCTCGATCGCGGCTGCGGCcatggtttgttttttttttctgaaacgaGAGATTCCGATCTAGAGATGTTAATCGCAGAGAGGTTGGAGATGAAGGAGTgttgtggaatcaaaggggaGGGGTATTTATAGTATGGGAGAGAGATAGTGGTGGTAACGAATGAATCGTCCGTTGTTTTCTCTTTGCCATTTGTAAAACAGTAATCCCCCACACCTCGTAATCGTCCGGTGGTGGTTTTTACTGAACCGGTCGGTTTAAGTATTTGAACCAAGTAAATCGGTTCAATTTAGCTCaacaaattaaatgttttattgcATTTTTCGCTATTTTTCTATAAAGCTCGGAAAAAAACTGAATTCTTATGATGGAAACTGAATTCAAATCGAACCACAAATACGAAAATGGATCGTgacttttaaatttatatatatttttttcaatttgtgaAATCTAAACCGGATAATAAACCAGTTTTTAATTTAACTCAAATCTGTACAGAACCAAAAAACCATATGGAACACCCTTGTCCAGTTCTTtttattatcatcatcatcgttacaaaactaaattaaaattattattcatgTGAACGTGGAAAAAACGAGTACCACGTCTTGCAGGTAAGCTTAGCTATCCATTTCCGATGGTGCAGTTTTCACGTACGAGAAAAGATATTTTGATGTTGATAGGTTATTTACAAACGTAAGAGTTTAACTTCATTGTGAACTGATGAAATGTCATATAACAACTGATTAAAATGGTGTTAAAAAAACAACTAACTAAACGATTTTGTAGGAGTGGATACTTAAGGGATACTAATCAGCAATAACAGCTCATTgcaaacaatatcataaacaaaacaaacatgcCAACTGACAACATATACCATTGTTTATATAGGGGCCTTCCTTAGAATTCATTACAATATGTTTTTACCAATCAGAAACATCAAACCGATATGAGTATGAAACATTATAGAATCACCGGAGAATAGTCTTCTCACTCAGAACATTATTTGAAAGAAAACGAACCAAATAGTTTGTAAATTGTGAAAACATGTGGATTAAACTCTCACTGAGTATCATCTCATTTAAGCATGGCTTTGATCCTTTGAATTGTGGAATTATGTTGTGCTTAGATCAACGGGAGTGTAGACAACTATACTTTCTAATGCATCTCTACGAAGCCGTTGTGTATTATAATCATCTCACTAGGTGAAAAATGCCTAACACGGTACCTAGTAGATAGTAATAGTTTAAATTGAGGATTCATTGTGGGTGTCTTTATTGTGTGTTTATATAACactatttatcaattttttcGAAGCAAATCGCGTTCAAGCCTCACATTCAAATGTTATATAGACACCGTGATGGATATCAGAACATGCCCAGTCTTACCATTTTTCACTTTTCTATTTGATAATTCATGGAATGACGGATTGGCCTCGTCTTCTACCTAATTGGTGCGACTTCTGCGCTGTGTCTACTTTTTTGACCACCTATAGAAAGTAGAAACCATACCATATACATATGGTCGGAGCCTTACTTTTTTTCCACACGCATCTTCTTCCGTGTTATAAACTTATAACAatgtaaaaaaacataaatgtttGGTCTAATTgtataaagaaaaacaagatattCCGCTAATTTAAACAAACTATAGGCGTTGAAAGAAATTTTGGCAAAAAAGAGAATTTTGTCATTTATGAGAAggcatttaatttttaaaatatatggaatTTTC from Raphanus sativus cultivar WK10039 unplaced genomic scaffold, ASM80110v3 Scaffold0313, whole genome shotgun sequence carries:
- the LOC108844290 gene encoding UTP--glucose-1-phosphate uridylyltransferase 1; the protein is MAAAAIEKLPQLKSATDGLKEMSDNERSGFINLVSRYLSGEAQHIEWSKIQTPTDEIVVPYDKMANVSEDASETKYLLDKLVVLKLNGGLGTTMGCTGPKSVIEVRDGLTFLDLIVIQIENLNNKYGCKVPLVLMNSFNTHDDTQKIVEKYTNSNVDIHTFNQSKYPRVVADEFVPWPSKGKTDKDGWYPPGHGDVFPSLMNSGKLDAFISQGKEYVFVANSDNLGAVVDLKILKHLIQNKNEYCMEVTPKTLADVKGGTLISYEGKVQLLEIAQVPDEHVNEFKSIEKFKIFNTNNLWVNLKAIKKLVEADALKMEIIPNPKEVDGVKVLQLETAAGAAIRFFENAIGVNVPRSRFLPVKATSDLLLVQSDLYTLVDGFVTRNKARTNLTNPAIELGPEFKKVASFLSRFKSIPSIVELDSLKVSGDVCFGSGVVLKGKVSVKANSGTKLEIPDNAVVKDKDINGPEDL